GTTtagcttttatattttatttctgttaTCAATTTGAATCCTATACTTTACttttataattcttgttacataaACTCAAATTCCcgttaaaaaaattgaatctaaCCAATGACACTACCACatgtaaagaaaaaatgaaaaattcacttaaaagctaaaaaaaaaaatcattaaagttccaaaagaataaaaattttaaaaaaaaatttaaaaatcgtaatattttttttgaaaattataaaaaattaaaattataagtatacaaaacttcaaaaaaaaattaagaaataaaaaaatttaaaaaattgtttggaattttaggttttttttatttagaaaattttagaattttatgaaaacttttaataattttatggtattttcacttaaaaaaacacaaaattcctttaaaatatcaaaaaattcataaaaatgcaaaaagatccctaatatttaaaaaaacccataatattcttaaaaatattcataaattcTAGTtttttaaaaacctaaatttccaaaaaaatgcatttttaaaattttttttatttttttaattttctcatacgtattgtacaagcccaatttacgggcccaaaattaaaccaaataccccaaacccaattacaaatgaaaccctagcccaataagcccaatacccaaaatcaacaaataagaaaaaaaaccctaaatcaagCTACTGCCGCCTCTGACCCCTGTCCAATCGCCCCATGCCAGTTGGCCACCCACTCCACCGCCCCAGTCAGTGCATCCACTTGCGCCTGTAGAGAGATGAAGAAAGGACAgtagaaacaataaaaatttttcattgtaaatggctataaaaagccaatcAATAACCATTGTTTCTTTTTCGGCATTTTTGTGAGAAATAGAAACAATACTCGACTTTAAAATACGAACAGAAATTAGAGAGTAAAAAGCACACAATAGCAAAtcaaaaagcatcaaatcggaAGAAACGAAACACatagaatcaaaataaaaaaacaaaggtgattttattttctttcagtttatttctttatttcttttctatttttcgaGCCTTCTTAgtcgcatatatatataatataaacaaaaaaataataatataaaaaatataaaaaaactaaaattttttaactttttcgaAAATCCGGCCATCTTATCCGGCCACCGTGTACTGTGGCCGGTGACGGTGGCCGGCTGAGATCCCCCGGCAGTCTCCTTGCCGGATTCTGGCTTTGGCCAGAGAGAATAGAGaagcccccccttttttttctGAAGCAGAgaaaactgaaatttttacaaaaaaatctgCCTTAAATAGCcaatcaaaacgacgtcgttttggtcaGCCTCCTTAAgaccaaaacgatgccgttttaccCTTTTGCCCATGCACCGACCCAATTCGACCCGACCCGCCaacaggatccgcgtgtttttggaaaaGGGGAAATTTGCGTGCGTGGTCCTTccctctttttattattttgtaatcaagttttttttatttttcaattttggcCCATAAATTTTTCTGGATTCTAGTCCGGTCCCTACTAAACTGCGCGTTTTGAGGGGAAGGtgattatttcccttttggtcccccCATGTTATGCACGCGTCCGGATAGGTCctcccctttctttttattttgaattccccccccaaaattttgattttaaattcaatttaatcctttttcgctattttgatgttttattattaaaattaagtgTTTTATCatttccttattattattattattatcattatacttatacttatatttattttattctaataccATTTCATTActatttccattattattattatatatatgtacacatcCTTTTACCACCCttctttatatacatatattataaatattattactattattactacTATATTTTTATTCCCTCTATTATGTATTGCCaatatattattactactattgtcactgttattattattatcactcgttattattttcataactattatttatactctattattattacttattattttattattgttatctaatatactattattatcactattattattttactattgtaacttaatatttttgttattattattattattattattattattaaactaattaatttcatattaattgTTATTATACTATATACTTCCCTTTCTATGTTTATTCgcttattactttattactaattaacttaacttattaattattattattactattatcaaTGTTGTTATTACTTTACTATTGTGTTTTATTGTATTCCAAATGTtattcttattttcattattattattatttctattattctttattgtcattattgttattattattattattatttttatagctattattttttaatatcactattattatatttagtattatttttactGTTATTATAACTACTACTATTATCATTATGGTTTTTCTTTTATgcatttactttttttatataatacactgattttattttattatttattcgttTATACTCTTATGTAATTTccgattttgaaatttttattcttttttatttattttgtatcattattttgttccacataatacttatttatatttataccatcattattatttaatctttttaattataAGTTTGTTCACAcattttacataatatttattatttttattattattattaaaaaataattctacACACTGTTTCtttattcatttgtttatttacttatccCCGATTTAAAATTAGATTTACACTATAATTtgctttattatttcatttatcatcatatttatttcatttttatttcgtcATGttctcattattttattatatatgtctCTATATATCTGCAAGTTTATGTTATTCGtcattattattgtatttatatcatcacctttgttattattattttactatgcATATTAATGCTGCAATTTGTTTCACCATGCAATTATGATTACATTGGTCTTTTATTCGACGCACATAATtgtgttttctaaaataaaacaagtttcgTATTTAGGTAATctgagacaatcgtgccctaacttactgggtttcaatttttctcatttaacctaaataacggaatattcttttaaatcgcaatacgagttttgaaaaattCTTATTCTCGGAGGtacgaggtgttgtgtcctaacttaccgggtatgacattttgttaccccgaaataagattttttgcaaataaaggcaatgttcggtgttcggaaattcgaggaaacgtgccctaacttactgggtttcgattttcctcgttcaccctaactaaccgaatatccttttaaaagagGATAAAATaccttaattttaaataaaaggcaagctcagcctcaaagttcgagatgtcgtgccctaacttactgggtatgatATTTTATTACTTCGAAATGAGAGAGTCCTTAACATccgttttgatttatttaatcatttcttaaattagcattaatacaaagagggatcgtattctaaattctttcaagttttcaaattttcgacaacaaagacactaattaatcaactaggtaccaatttttgggcgtatcgagggtactaatccttccttgtgtgtaaccgactcccgaactcattttctgattttcgtagaccaaaaattatcgttttagtaaagcttaacttttattaaaatgattaatttgaggtGACCctatcacacctcatcaaaaaggattggtggcgactcctctattcgttttcattttcaaaatctatgTCGATTCCTGTTTtccaaaaaaaatggttacgatacgtatagtttaaaaaaatatttacaattttcaaaaatagattatgattttttattttttttataattttctaagttttaatattttctaagatttttaaggaatttgtgattttttaatttttctttttctttttaaatttttttgacacGTGATAGTGTGTCAttgattggtttaattttttaatgaacaCGAGCTATACataataaaagtataagggccaaactaataaaaacaaatattacaaataccaaaataataatttagctATAATATAAGgatcaaaagagatattaactcttaatttttttttaaaaaaatgttcataTACTTAACAATCATAATCCTATggtaatatacatatatgtgccAGATATTCCTCCCATTAATGATTACAAATTTGGCAATAAGTTTAAAACGGGAAATGAGGTTTTCATTTGGGTGAGACTTAGTGCACAGTCCGTATATTTATTCACAAATGTGGGCAGtagattattataaatataataattataattattttacgaAAAACAAATAGACTTTTTAAACTTTATAAGTAGAGTTAGGAGTTgacaaatgaaaaataaaaaataattaaaaaaaagaatgtataataatttttttaaaaaagtttaaaaccaCCATCAGCGTACCTAATATTAatctataattttaaatataaaatatttaataaattaatttaatttttataaaattttaaaaccaccttaaaatcataaatcctaattcaaaaaccctaaatccttaaatataatttttaaaattaattaaagaaacaaaaggaattatatattatgatttttaataatggtTTACCATATTAACTTGATTGTTTACTATTTAGtcctaataaatatattgtttcgAATATGGTGATTTCTAAATCGACAAACATATTTACTTCAAAttgataatgaaaaaaattaaaagattaaaaattttatatctttatCAATGAATAACAATCTCCAACACCATGTTAAATTTACATGTATAATTAGTAATTTGATATAAATGATACTTGAATTGCAgttcatatgtatatatgaaactctaatttcaatttaagtacACACATTTAAAggataaatatatacattaaatttcacatcaaattaatataattatttgtctATTTAATATATCAATGTAATAATGTTAATTCGATAATGCTATTAGTAAtttatggaaattaaattaaatcaaaattttatgtataaaattgcacaaaacgAAGTTCTTATACAaaattgtacattaaatcaaagttcttgatacttttgatatttatccctaaaaaaaaatcaaatcaaatacatttttttattacgaAAAAAAAGGCTACATGCTACATTTACtaaaattttccaacaaaacCTACGACCGATATTATAATAAAACCACATAACTTCGAACAAAGACTTTAAAGAATCCAACTAGAAACAAGGTGGAGGATTTTGTCGGCCAAAGGAACGACCTTTAACGTATGAACACGAAGATTTTAAAGGACCTTCACCTCCAACACTTGCCAAATTAACATCAGTCATCACTATGTTCTTGCATGGAAATTTTTTACTACATTCAAACGAAACTGCAACTTGAGAACTCGAAGTTCCCCATATGTTCCTATATGTAACATCTTGGATTTGGACATGAGAAGCTGTCTGAAAAAAAAAGAACGAGAGAGACAACGTTGGGTTATGTCTGATCAATAATGAAAATTAGCccaaattatgattaattaaaattacctcTTGATTGCATGGAGAGTGAGGGCAATATGTCTGGTCAACAATAATTGGGTTTCTAACATTCTCCATAAAAATGTCTTGAAATAAAAACTTTGAAGCAGTGATTGCATAAGGAGATTCCCATGATTTGATTCTAACACCATTGTCTGTTCCATTGAGGGTACATTTTCTTACAGTCACACCATTAACATTCTCTTCATTTTTATACTTACCAAGGCTTCCAATGCTGATACCATGTCCAGGACCACAATAAACATAGGACACATCAATGTTGGAGCTTCCAGAGATGATGGCGATACAATCATCACCTGTTCTTATTCTAGAGTTGGTAATTCGAATGTCAGCCGACCGGCTGATCTTGATTCCATCGGTGTTGGGACTGTCGGCAGGAGCTAACAAATCCACTTTCGACACGTTTACATTGTTGCAACCGTAGATTGCAAGATGAACATTTTTACTATTGACTGATCTTATTGATTCAATCCTTGAATTTGTCACAAAGTCGAATTTAATTGACTGAAATTAaaagatattattttaatttatacccaaacaaaaaaaaaaatggataaaattgaaagaattatACTCACAATTGGAAGAGGGTCACAATTGTTGGTCTTTTGACATTTGTTGTAAGGCCAAGCAGAAGGTCCCTGACCATCCAATGTTCCACCACCTTTAACTATTAAGTTATTTACATGTTGAAATCCTATCCATTTCTCAACATTGGAATAAGGTCCATTTGGAGCCTTTAAATCTCCACTGATTAAAAACATTATTGGTCCTCTACAAGGACCTGCAAATTCAACTGATCCCACCATGTACACTCCTTTAGGTATATAAACTATAGAACCTCCATTCTGATAGCAAGCATCATTCCATGCTCGAAGAAAAGCCTAAAAATGTTCACGAAtacattattatataatttaattgaaaaatagaaataaaaaatattggtaCCTTTTTATTGTCTGTTCGGCCATCAGCAATGGCTCCGTAATTTTTAACATTCAAAGTTCTTACACCTTGAGCTATAGTGAAGGAGACaaagaagaaaattgaaaagaaaacaatTTGGAGAGCCATTATTGTGAATGTTGCTATTTGTGTTTAATGTGCTCCATTTACATGtcgttatttataattttaatgaagTCTTTCCaattttaattaatgataattaatcttaattaacgTGATTGAAGTTCCTTAATCAactcttaatcaaattttttttggaaggatttttttcctaatttataagtaaatatatcATTGGTCCAAAAAAGGTAAATAAATCATGAACCAGccatcaagttaaaaaaaaataaccTTGAATAACGACAATTAATATCATgtctaattaaatatttttttatatataaagaaGTTAAATCTGAATATTTataagtgattttccttcctaatttaaaagtatttttttaaaagtttgataAGTTTTCTAAACTGAAGCAATATTAtggattaaaattattaatatcattaaatGATTAGCTTTCCTCTTCATTTGTTACCAAAAGACTCTCAGTATTCccccaatttttaatattttatgtttcaGTACCcttgaaattactttttttaaaagtttaatttataatttaatacacGTATTTTAAACACTATTGTATATTTTGGCATATAATCTCATGCTTACAATATAATGGTTGCTTCGTGCAATACcttttaattttaaacaaaattcatttgtgcaatgatttaattttttttaacccaatgaaattagaataattaaattttgcgATGAGTTTTTGTATTTTGTGAAAGTTGTGtatttagttcttatatttttatttgatcaatttagTGCATGTACTTTTtaaattggtcaattttaatctctataatttttaaattctaaaattttagttCTAATCGAAACAATAACAATTTAATAcgttttgttaaattcaattactagtcttgtACTATGTGTACAATTGTAGATATAGTCCATTTTCTctaattggatcattctaagtctCTATACTTATCGAATTTTGGAATTTCAATCTTGACGTGTAGGGTGTGCCTCGTATTCTTTTCTCAATTAAACTTTGCTATCTTTTCCAAGTTAAGCTTTGATTATTCCAaggatattttaatatgattagaactctaataGTAGCCTATTTAAAGGGGCAATTATATTCCTATTTTGATGTGCCAATTAGCGAGAGCTTTTCCTTGAAAGCGATAAGATGTAGTCGTATAAGAGTTTTAGTTAGAGTTTCATGGTAATTATGGAgagtattttatacatttttgtgaGTGCTCTATGAGGTTTAGGGTTTGTTTATCTGTTTGCTCTTTGAGATTTTGAACTTTGTATTGAGGGTTTGGGTAATGTACATGTTGTACATTTaggttattttctccatattgtattctcgtttgtttactcattAGTGAAAAGTCAAAACCtcctttacccgtggtttttccCTCTTTGAGGGTTTTCCATAAAAAATATTAGTGTTCATTCTTCTCTACttttacttgttcgttgtttATATGGGTCAATCCCCAACAAAATGGTATCAAAGTTAAGCTCATCTTTCATAGATCGACTTATTTAGTGACACAACAACAATTTTGGATATCGAGAAGTTTGATAGATCATAAATTTCAGTTTCTAGCAGTTTTGAATAATTACGAAGGTAGATAATATGGTTGAGGATAAGGATGATGATTCGTTGCTCTCTAAATAATCTGATTCAAGGTGGAGTTTGCTCTCTACATAATCTAATTCAAGGTGGAGTAGTGTTAGATGTCAAGCATATGCCTGATTTAGAAAAGAATCTCATCCCTTTTTGGTTTTAAGGACTCAAATGGTTCGCAAAATGTTTTGATGTAAGGTTGGTCGTAGAGGGTTACAGCTAGGTGGAGATAGTTGATATTTACTCTTCTGTCCGGGTATTACCAGCCCTTGTTTCATTATACAACTTTGATTTAAAGACTAAGAGTCTTCCAGTTTCCAAGTTTGAGCACGATTTAGACTTGGTTGACAttatccaaaatttgagttaggCCCGTGACGAGGAGTCCAAAAGAAGACATGATAAATATGAGTCAAGGTTGAGATTTGAGGGGTGTGCCTCGTATTCTTCTTTCAGTTAAACTTTGCTATCTTTTCCAAGTTATTTGATTATTCCAAGGATATTTTAATATGATCAGAACTCTAAtattagcctatttaaaggggccATTATATTCCTATTTTGATGTGCCAATTAGTGAGAGCTTTTCTTTTAGAACGACAAGATGTAGTCGCATAAGAGGTGAGAGTTTAGTGGTAATTATGGAGAGTATTTTATACCCCTTTTGTGACTGCCCTATGAGGTTTAGAGTTTTGTTTATCGATTTTCTCTTTGAGATTTTGAGCTTTATATTAAGGGGTTTGGGTAATATACATGTTGTAGATTTATGTTATTTTCTCTATAATTTACTATCGTTTGTTTACTCATTAATAAAAAGCCAAAGCCtcctttgcccatggtttttctCTCTTTGAAGGTTTTTCACATAAAGTACTTGTGTTCGTTCTTCTCtacttttatttattcattgtttatACGGGTCATTTCCCAATAAACTAGTATCATAGCTAGATTCAACTTTCGCAGATCGACTTGTTCGGTGACACAACAAAGATTTTGGACATCAAGAAGTTTGATAGATCATAAATTTTAGTTTCTGGCAGTTCGAATAATTACAAACGTAGCTGATGTGGCTGAGGATAAGGGTGATGATTCATTGCTCTCCACAAAATCCGGTTGAAAGTGGAATCATGTCAGATGCAAGATATGTGCCTGATTTAAAAAAGAATCTCATCCCTTTTTGGTTTTAAGACTAATTAAGCTAacttaattaacataatttaattaatctaatctatctattaactttaattaatggGAGTTGACATCATCATCTGCTAACTCTCGATtataaatggtttaataaccattttggACCTTTGGCTAACTACTATTTTAATCCTCAAGTCTTTTGTCAACTAAAAATCTATAACGAttggatttttacaatttagttcttgagCCTTAATTAGACACAATTTCAGTTAAATCGCTTAGCCATTTTACAATTCAGGATACACTAACTCAATAAATACCCCTATTTAATATTTAGGGACTTGGTTTACGAAAATGATGCCATGAAACTGTAATTTGTGATATCACTGAAAACCAGATTGTTACAATATGTACCATTTTTCTACTGGTACTGGTGTATACCAATATTAATCTATTTTGGTGTACCTTTTTAGACTAACcgctatttttgaaaaatatttaatatatgtatacaaaatatgtttataaatattaaataaataagattaaatcaatttcaaataaaaaataatcatcaataatgtaaatattaataaaaaaattacaaatataagcAATTATTCAACAAACACCCCAAAATCATTTCATACTATGGATATAATAATTTATCATTTGATAAATCCAaaataattaagaacaaaaatatttcaaacatTCAACCACAAGATTATCTAATACTAACTTACTAAACATATAAGAGTTGTGAGTTCAATGTgtgaaataactttttttttttattttgttaatagcCTCAACTATGCTAGTTATCAAAggtttagtattattattattattattatttattcaaatttcaaacggtaataaaattataaaagttcaaAGACAATGTTAAATGCTAAGGCAAAACATGTCTTGACCGGTACATGGCTTTTCATTGAGATTGACCGACCGTGTGCATAAGGGAGTGTTCTACAGTGAGTTATATAGTGTGGAAGGCATGGCCGTGTaggtcacacggcctggacacacgggcatcCGTGTGAGTCTTAggacataatttttccaaaattcgaTTGTTATATGGCCTAAGGTAGTCTACACGGCCTGAACACATcagcgtgtcctaggccgtgtgagtactggagctaattttacaattttaattacAAGTTAGTAAGTTACACGGGCAAAAGACACGACTATGTACCCCACAGAGCCTCTCACACAGGCGTGGGAGAGGCGAGGAGTAACacacacggcttgacacacgaccgtgtgtgccacacggcctggacacatgggcaTGTAAAGATTGGGCTCAAATTTTAAATCACACATGGCCTAAAAGAGttgcacatgggtgtgtgacatggccgtgttgcCCAATACGGGCCTTTACACGACAGTGTCACCCTTTTtaacccttaaaccttaattTTTATGGGTTTTGTCTTCTTCCTTCTAATCCCCCAAAAACCAAAACCCTAGCCCCTGCTCTTCACAGCCCCCCTGATGCTGCCAATTGCCATTCACCATCTCTCCCACCGTACATAACATCCTTTCTCTCTTCTCCCTCGTGTGACAACCCCTACCCACGAGCCTTCCTACTCTTTCATTTTCCTTTCCAGCCACCCATAACCAAACTCCCCctctctcctttcttttttccCTCTTCCCTTCGTCCTTTTTCTTTCTCCACTCCTTCCCATTGTAACCTTCCCCCTAATCAAACCCCTTCTCCCCCACCCCCATTCTCCCTCATCCTGTCTCCCTTCTTTCCCCTTTCCTCTTCATTTCCTTCTGCCCCACCTTCAAGCTGCGAACCATCTTAAACCCTCCCCCTCCTTTTCGAAAAACAACCTCTACTCCCCTAGCTCTGAGACACCCCCTTATCACCTCACCTTCCACCATCCCTCTGTCTCCGTCGTAGTCCGTACCTCACTCGACTTATAACACCCTAATTTTTTCAAAATCCCGAAATCCCTGTGACACAAAtacatgtctgcttcagtggttaagtgtcctgggaagagtctgagaagtcttgggttcaagacTTGGTTTGAGCAAAAATTTTACTCCTTATTAACCAAGCCCTTGTCATTTGATGGTAGGCTTCTTAATTTAATGTAAGGGTTTCAAGTTATAAAAAGCCTACTAGTCTAGTGCCAAGTAGCGTGTGGGCGTGTTCTTGGGGTTTGAGGATTGAGGCTTAGCAGTGCATAAGAGAATTATTATTTTGCTGGGTGCATTGTGGGAGTGTCCTAGTTACCAAAATTGTTAAGGTTTGAATTAATTGTTgaggagtgattttaggagtgTTAGGAGGGTGAGAAGTGGGGAGATTTTGACGGGATTTGGCTAATGTCCGGTTAGAGAAAAAAGTAAGATCCGATTGAGGGAGAAAAAGAGTTGTACTGAAGTTGGGAAGTATGGGCACACATAGTTTCGACTGAGTTTGGCTCTCAAGTTTTGGTTTTAGGGGCATTCTTTGTTTTGGTAGCCGATTATTTGGTTTTCCTTAGGGTGTAGTGCGGTTTTGTCTACTTTGCTTTTAGGGTGAAGGTTTTTGCTATTACTTCTATCTCCTTCTGGCTGAACACTCATTTTTTCCCTCTTTCTCAACTATACTTCTTGAAACCGAGTACTTTTCAcccttctctttctctctttatCTTAACTGTTGTAGCCGAACATcctatttcctttttattctcCCGGTTGCTAGGTATTGGTTTGGAGCCGTTTCTCTTCTCCTCTTTCTCTCCCAACCGATTATTGATATTTGGCTGAATATCTTGTTTTCTTTTTGACCAATAACTATTTTTCTTTACAACTAAAGGACAAGCCAAATATTACAtccttttcttttactttttcccTTACGATTTTAgcctattattttttattggtgTGGGTAAGTGGTAATTCTTTTTCTCTTTCGGTACACTACTATTTTCATTTAACATCTTACAATATTGCTATTTCCTGATTTAGGTACAATCATCCCCTTTGCCACTACTATATTGTGTAGTCGGTTCTTCTGTGGGTAGGCCGATTACTTTTAACAATCGTTCTTAAGGTTACGTGGTGGTAAGTTTGATATTTTTGTTACAGTATATTTATTTCGCTcatgatgaaagttaataaaactAGGATGTAATACAGATTCTTGTCAAGGTTTTGGAAGTTAATTGTGATCACTGGTTTAAAGAGGGAGTAAACCATACTTGCTCAAACAAGGTAGGTAACGTCATATATTGAGGACTAAGTGCTTGTAAAAAAATGTCTAACCCTAATGGTTTAAAGACTGACATTGGATCGTGTTGAATGTAGATTGGTGTTTGTGAGGATTGTACTCTTTTCGCAAACAAGTATGTAATCACACTGCAAAAACTGCTAAATGGCAAAAGTCGAAAAATTGAAGAGTGCATTATTgactccacacgggcatgtggccacCTATGTGGCAGGTCAAGTAGTAAAACGAGGCCGTACTATTGATGAGATGGCCATGAGTGATTTCATGGGCCAAAACGATATTAGGCCATTTTAGGCCAAACTGGGCTGTGTGGGCTAAATGGGGTTGTGGGTCCACATGGACAAATCACTCAAAGTGCAGTAGAATATGGGCCAGGCTATGTAAACTACACGGCTAAGGCCATTTCTAGGTTATGTGGGCCATATGGGAGTATGGGCCCACATGAGCCGCAATATGGGCTTGAGGCCCATTATCactgattgactgttaaggttgcacgagtcgcctacgacgactgtggacctactgttaggCTGGTAAGTGTACTTAGACCCTATACggatgaaatgaccattatacccctatgaggtaaattgactgaaatacccctatattATGTATGATTATTTTTGAGCGTGACttttttgcatacacgtatgattttatgt
This window of the Gossypium hirsutum isolate 1008001.06 chromosome A09, Gossypium_hirsutum_v2.1, whole genome shotgun sequence genome carries:
- the LOC107889862 gene encoding exopolygalacturonase, which codes for MALQIVFFSIFFFVSFTIAQGVRTLNVKNYGAIADGRTDNKKAFLRAWNDACYQNGGSIVYIPKGVYMVGSVEFAGPCRGPIMFLISGDLKAPNGPYSNVEKWIGFQHVNNLIVKGGGTLDGQGPSAWPYNKCQKTNNCDPLPISIKFDFVTNSRIESIRSVNSKNVHLAIYGCNNVNVSKVDLLAPADSPNTDGIKISRSADIRITNSRIRTGDDCIAIISGSSNIDVSYVYCGPGHGISIGSLGKYKNEENVNGVTVRKCTLNGTDNGVRIKSWESPYAITASKFLFQDIFMENVRNPIIVDQTYCPHSPCNQETASHVQIQDVTYRNIWGTSSSQVAVSFECSKKFPCKNIVMTDVNLASVGGEVFSASEKKGGASLFSLAKARIRQGDCRGISAGHRHRPQYTAQVDALTGAVEWVANWHGAIGQGSEAAVA